A genomic segment from Nitrospira sp. encodes:
- a CDS encoding NADH-ubiquinone oxidoreductase chain N — protein MASADFLALLPLLVTAASSLIVLLLAAFHRAHGLAAGVTSSGLAVALMTLPVASRVAPRQVTTLLMVDAYAIFYIGLLLAASMAIAGLSYGYLEKRRDRQEEFYVLLLLATLGAITLAAATHFASFFLGLELLSLSLYVLIAYVRTDRQPLEAGLKYLILSGTSSAFLLFGMALLYFQSGAMGFAALASDLGRQTELSVQVLVGLVLILTGVGFKLALVPFHMWAPDVYQGAPAPVAAFVATASKGAMVALLLRYFTEIAAFRSAALWWTMAGIAVLSMFVGNLLALLQDNVKRMLAYSSIAHLGYLLVALLAGGPLAVEAVTVYLTTYFITTIGAFGVVAVLSGPNGEADSMEDYRSLFRRRPWIAAVFTIMLLSLAGIPLTAGFLGKFYVIAAGVDSSLWLLLVLLVANSVIGLFYYLRVIVAMFTETDLGDDRAWKAPVMSASYLDGVVLVALSGLLFWLGLYPEPLIRLIRTMERSLTG, from the coding sequence ATGGCCTCGGCTGATTTCTTGGCGCTCCTTCCGCTGCTGGTGACGGCCGCCTCATCGCTGATCGTTCTCCTGCTCGCGGCATTTCACCGCGCCCATGGACTTGCCGCAGGCGTGACCTCGTCGGGGTTGGCGGTCGCGTTGATGACCCTTCCCGTCGCATCCAGGGTCGCCCCGCGACAGGTCACTACGCTCCTCATGGTGGACGCCTATGCGATCTTCTACATCGGGCTGTTGCTGGCGGCGAGTATGGCGATTGCGGGGCTTTCATACGGTTATTTGGAAAAGCGAAGGGACAGGCAGGAGGAGTTTTATGTCCTGCTGCTGCTTGCGACGCTCGGTGCGATCACCCTGGCTGCCGCGACGCACTTCGCCTCGTTCTTTTTGGGCCTGGAACTCCTCAGCCTGTCCCTCTATGTCTTGATCGCCTATGTGCGGACCGACAGACAGCCGCTCGAGGCAGGACTCAAGTACCTGATCCTGTCCGGGACCTCTTCCGCATTTCTACTGTTCGGCATGGCGTTGCTGTACTTTCAATCTGGCGCGATGGGATTCGCAGCCCTGGCGTCTGACCTGGGCCGCCAGACGGAATTGTCCGTGCAAGTCCTGGTCGGCCTGGTCTTGATCTTGACCGGAGTGGGTTTCAAGCTGGCCTTGGTGCCGTTCCACATGTGGGCGCCCGATGTGTACCAGGGCGCGCCTGCTCCTGTGGCAGCCTTCGTCGCGACCGCCTCGAAGGGTGCGATGGTCGCGTTGCTCCTCCGTTACTTCACGGAGATCGCCGCCTTTCGCTCCGCGGCGCTCTGGTGGACGATGGCGGGGATCGCCGTCCTTTCCATGTTCGTCGGCAACCTTCTGGCGCTGCTGCAGGACAACGTCAAGCGCATGCTCGCCTACTCCTCGATCGCTCACCTCGGGTACCTGTTGGTCGCATTGTTGGCCGGCGGGCCTCTGGCGGTGGAAGCCGTGACGGTCTATCTGACAACCTACTTCATCACGACCATCGGCGCATTCGGTGTCGTCGCGGTCCTGTCCGGACCGAACGGCGAAGCAGATAGCATGGAAGACTACCGGTCGCTGTTCCGTAGGCGGCCTTGGATTGCCGCGGTTTTCACGATCATGCTGTTGTCGCTCGCGGGAATCCCCCTGACCGCGGGGTTCCTCGGTAAGTTTTACGTGATCGCGGCGGGAGTCGACTCTTCCTTGTGGCTGCTGCTCGTCCTTCTCGTGGCCAACAGCGTCATCGGACTCTTTTATTACCTGCGCGTGATCGTCGCGATGTTCACCGAGACCGACCTCGGCGATGATCGAGCGTGGAAAGCTCCGGTCATGTCCGCCTCGTATCTGGACGGTGTCGTATTGGTCGCGCTCAGCGGTCTCCTGTTCTGGCTCGGTCTCTACCCGGAGCCGTTGATCCGTCTCATACGAACCATGGAGAGGAGCCTCACGGGATAA
- a CDS encoding Universal stress protein family has translation MSDERSSIKRILFATDFSPCAHHAEKQAAFLSKVYGVKVDVVHVLELYPGVYAAVQDHEETDGRLDDAVQRLRSPTVTATGHQRIGIPSVQICEVAMETRADLIVMGTHGRTGLDHIFLGSTAERVLTMAPCPVLTIRAPKDSDARQDQAPVSFKQLVVPIDFSGCSLDALEYGVRLAGDFGAALTLLHVLEPALYEDDGTLRQAGNQGRIDERIDPQLIPYVNAIQAAGVSVRAAVRGGIPADSILEFVRASGSDLIIMGTHGRRGIAHVMRGSVAEAVLRRSTCPVLVVKDLSCASWHKRVVRP, from the coding sequence ATGAGTGACGAACGTTCGTCGATCAAACGGATCCTGTTTGCCACCGACTTTTCTCCCTGCGCCCATCATGCAGAAAAGCAGGCGGCGTTCCTCAGCAAAGTGTACGGCGTCAAGGTCGACGTCGTCCATGTGTTGGAACTCTATCCGGGAGTCTATGCCGCAGTTCAGGACCATGAAGAAACGGATGGGCGATTGGACGACGCCGTGCAGCGGCTTCGGTCACCGACGGTTACCGCGACCGGTCATCAGCGGATCGGCATTCCGAGCGTGCAGATTTGTGAAGTCGCCATGGAGACTCGCGCGGATCTGATCGTGATGGGCACCCATGGAAGGACCGGGCTCGATCATATTTTTCTGGGGAGCACCGCGGAGCGGGTCCTCACCATGGCTCCATGCCCCGTGTTGACGATCAGGGCGCCGAAAGATTCCGACGCGCGACAGGACCAGGCTCCGGTCTCATTCAAGCAGCTCGTCGTCCCGATCGATTTTTCAGGCTGCTCGTTGGATGCCCTTGAGTATGGAGTTCGCCTGGCCGGAGACTTCGGCGCAGCCTTGACGCTTCTGCATGTCTTGGAGCCTGCGTTGTATGAGGACGACGGAACGTTGCGACAGGCGGGGAACCAGGGACGAATCGACGAACGGATCGACCCGCAGCTCATACCCTATGTGAACGCGATTCAGGCGGCGGGTGTCTCCGTCCGGGCGGCGGTTCGCGGCGGCATCCCGGCCGATTCCATCCTGGAGTTTGTTCGCGCATCGGGGTCGGACCTCATCATCATGGGGACGCACGGACGGCGCGGGATTGCACATGTCATGAGGGGCAGTGTAGCCGAGGCAGTATTGCGCCGATCGACCTGCCCGGTCCTTGTCGTGAAGGATCTCTCCTGTGCGTCGTGGCACAAACGGGTTGTGCGACCGTAA
- a CDS encoding Glucoamylase has product MPRDLPLGNGSLLVTFDGTYQLRDLYWPYVGSENHTDGHVFRVGVWVEGLFTWLDDPRWRRKLRYASETLVSQVELSHPDLHLTLRWSDAVDFHEPLFLRRVEISNAAERDREVRLFFHQDFHISGYELGDTAYYEPERRALYHYKGARWFLVNTAVPGKRPEDAADSIEGWHIGLHQWACGQKEIASLQGTWKDAEDGLLSGNPIAQGSVDSTAAVHLTVPAGSSQVVYYWLAVGSNFEEVTRLNRVLRRRGPWTFIDRTASYWRLWIDLHRPDFVDLPNEVSALYAASLLIMRTQIDNQGAVIAANDSDIASEVRDTYSYMWPRDGAMVAYAFDLAGFLEIARPFYQFCERVLAKEGWLLHKYNPDGTLASSWHPWMRDGRKELPIQEDETALVLWALWNRFETWKNVEYIKPLYRSLIIPAADFMVKYRDAETGLPLPSYDLWEERRGQLSFTCGAVWAGLKAASRFAKAFGEQALAEQYSTAADHIKAGVESTLYRPELNRFVRMVGHTTDGNHHIDETLDSSLFGLWYFGMFSPDDPRIVRTMQAVQDRLWVKTDVGGMARYENDYYHHQSQNIADVPGNPWFICTLWLAQWFIATAKNRDELNKALPLLNWCVRHALPSGILPEQVHPYSGVPLSVSPLTWSHGTFVTTVQEYLRQWRKLTK; this is encoded by the coding sequence ATGCCACGCGACCTTCCTCTCGGTAACGGATCCCTGCTCGTTACCTTCGACGGCACCTATCAGCTTCGCGATCTCTATTGGCCCTATGTCGGGTCGGAGAACCACACCGACGGGCATGTGTTTCGGGTAGGGGTGTGGGTGGAAGGGTTGTTCACTTGGTTGGATGACCCACGTTGGCGGCGCAAACTCCGTTACGCATCCGAAACCCTGGTGTCGCAGGTTGAGTTGTCCCATCCGGACCTTCACCTCACTCTGCGTTGGAGCGACGCCGTCGATTTTCACGAACCGCTCTTTCTCCGTCGCGTCGAAATCAGCAATGCCGCAGAGCGGGATCGGGAAGTTCGACTCTTCTTCCACCAGGACTTTCATATTTCCGGCTACGAACTTGGGGACACGGCCTACTATGAGCCGGAACGTCGAGCGCTCTATCATTACAAAGGTGCCCGTTGGTTTCTGGTCAATACGGCGGTGCCGGGAAAACGGCCCGAGGATGCCGCGGATTCCATCGAGGGCTGGCACATCGGTCTCCATCAATGGGCCTGCGGTCAGAAGGAGATCGCGAGTCTGCAGGGAACGTGGAAAGACGCGGAAGACGGCCTGTTGTCCGGTAATCCGATCGCGCAGGGATCGGTTGACTCTACCGCGGCGGTCCACCTGACGGTGCCGGCCGGTTCTTCGCAGGTCGTCTATTACTGGCTGGCGGTCGGCTCGAATTTCGAAGAGGTCACGCGACTCAACCGTGTACTGCGCCGACGTGGTCCCTGGACGTTCATCGATCGCACCGCTTCCTATTGGCGCCTCTGGATAGACCTGCATCGTCCGGATTTCGTCGATCTGCCGAACGAGGTGTCGGCGCTCTATGCCGCGAGCCTTCTCATCATGCGCACACAGATCGACAACCAAGGCGCCGTCATCGCCGCCAACGATTCTGATATTGCCTCGGAAGTACGTGACACGTATTCCTACATGTGGCCGAGGGACGGCGCGATGGTCGCCTATGCCTTCGATTTGGCCGGCTTCTTGGAAATCGCGCGCCCCTTCTATCAGTTCTGCGAACGGGTGCTCGCGAAGGAAGGGTGGCTGCTGCACAAATACAATCCGGATGGCACATTGGCATCCAGTTGGCATCCTTGGATGAGGGACGGCCGGAAGGAGCTGCCGATTCAGGAGGACGAGACGGCGCTCGTCCTGTGGGCGCTCTGGAACCGGTTCGAAACGTGGAAAAACGTCGAGTACATCAAACCGTTGTACCGGTCGCTGATCATTCCCGCCGCGGATTTCATGGTGAAGTATCGGGATGCCGAGACCGGGTTGCCGCTTCCCTCCTACGATCTCTGGGAAGAACGTCGCGGCCAGTTGTCCTTTACGTGCGGAGCCGTCTGGGCCGGCTTGAAGGCCGCGTCCAGATTCGCCAAGGCATTCGGCGAGCAGGCGTTGGCTGAACAGTACAGCACCGCCGCCGACCACATCAAGGCCGGCGTGGAGAGCACGTTGTACAGGCCTGAACTGAATCGTTTCGTACGGATGGTCGGGCATACGACGGACGGGAACCACCATATCGATGAGACATTGGACTCGTCGTTGTTCGGACTGTGGTATTTCGGCATGTTCTCACCGGACGATCCGCGCATCGTTCGGACCATGCAGGCGGTGCAGGATCGTCTCTGGGTGAAGACTGATGTGGGAGGAATGGCACGGTACGAGAACGACTACTATCACCACCAGAGTCAAAACATCGCCGACGTTCCCGGTAACCCCTGGTTCATCTGCACGCTATGGTTGGCCCAGTGGTTCATTGCGACCGCGAAGAACCGGGACGAACTGAACAAGGCCCTGCCCCTGTTGAACTGGTGTGTCCGCCATGCCTTGCCGTCGGGAATCCTTCCGGAACAGGTCCACCCGTACTCCGGTGTTCCGTTGTCGGTGTCGCCCCTCACCTGGAGCCATGGAACGTTCGTCACGACGGTTCAAGAATATCTCCGACAATGGCGAAAGTTGACGAAGTAA
- a CDS encoding bifunctional aldolase/short-chain dehydrogenase, producing the protein MRNRWSREAAAKLEGLDLLLYATRLIGADPDLVLWGGGNSSLKMTVADHMGRETPVLWIKGSGSDMRTATLRHFTSLRLDELLPLRERDDMPDGEMVAYQLRCMLQPGQPNPSIETLLHAFIPAPHVYHTHADAICALLDVPDSRTLLQEVYGGRIGIVPYRRPGFALAKSVSRVVHDEPDIEALFLDKHGLITWGDTAEEAYLRTWQAVRKAERFVRARSKRIGPTPPSHRIDLPRPCRHECAARLALALRRAISRQDRKLLAYDDSPEVLRFVDAPAARDLSQVGPFTPDHILHTKSKPLFMDCPQEEGADAIDGLVEKAVESYRANYVQAFECYKTPDLKMLDPYPRIVLVPGIGLFAAGKDPRACRIARDLYLHTMSVARASSVIDRYSGLSPQDQFDFEYWPLELYKLTLAPPERDMARRIVLITGAAGAIGRAVAARLVAAGASVILTDLDRAPLQRLSDELNESCGEEQTIALHMNVADESEVEAAMNRAVLRYGGLDVLVSNAGIARSGSIDGLSLADWNDSFTVNATGHFLVCREAMRLFKRQGMGGNIVVVATKNVVAPGKHFAAYSASKAAQVQLARVLAIEGGECGIRVNIVNPDAVLEGSGLWSPEMRRSRAAAYGIPVEQLEAHCISRNLLQVKITSHDVAESVLFLASDRSSKTTGAMLSVDGGVKEAFPR; encoded by the coding sequence ATGCGCAACCGGTGGTCACGTGAGGCAGCCGCAAAGCTGGAAGGGCTTGACCTCCTGTTGTATGCCACCAGGTTGATCGGAGCCGATCCCGACCTGGTGTTGTGGGGAGGCGGCAACTCCTCCCTGAAGATGACCGTTGCGGACCATATGGGGCGCGAGACCCCTGTGCTCTGGATCAAGGGCAGCGGTTCGGACATGCGGACTGCGACGCTGCGGCATTTCACGTCGCTGCGCCTGGATGAACTGCTTCCGCTCCGGGAACGCGACGACATGCCAGACGGCGAGATGGTCGCCTATCAACTTCGGTGCATGCTTCAACCGGGCCAGCCGAATCCCTCCATCGAGACGTTGCTCCATGCGTTCATCCCTGCTCCGCATGTGTACCATACGCACGCCGATGCGATTTGTGCCTTGTTGGACGTCCCGGACAGCCGGACCCTGCTGCAGGAAGTCTACGGTGGACGAATCGGCATCGTACCCTATCGACGACCAGGGTTCGCCCTGGCGAAATCGGTCAGTCGTGTGGTTCATGACGAGCCGGACATCGAGGCGCTGTTCCTTGACAAACATGGGCTCATCACCTGGGGCGACACGGCGGAAGAGGCGTATCTGAGAACCTGGCAGGCCGTCCGCAAGGCGGAACGATTCGTCAGGGCAAGAAGCAAGCGGATCGGCCCGACTCCGCCGTCGCACAGGATCGACCTGCCCAGACCTTGCCGACACGAGTGTGCCGCACGGTTGGCGTTGGCATTGCGTCGGGCGATCAGCCGCCAAGACCGCAAACTCTTGGCCTATGACGACAGCCCGGAGGTGCTGCGGTTTGTGGATGCGCCGGCAGCCAGGGACCTGTCTCAGGTCGGACCATTCACCCCGGACCATATTCTCCATACGAAATCGAAGCCGCTCTTTATGGACTGTCCGCAGGAGGAAGGGGCGGATGCAATCGATGGTCTCGTCGAAAAGGCCGTCGAGAGTTATCGGGCGAATTATGTGCAGGCCTTCGAGTGCTACAAGACGCCCGACCTGAAAATGTTGGATCCCTACCCCAGAATCGTACTCGTTCCCGGTATCGGTCTGTTTGCCGCGGGGAAGGATCCCCGTGCCTGCCGGATCGCCCGCGACCTCTACCTCCACACGATGTCGGTCGCTCGCGCGTCATCAGTCATCGATCGGTACAGCGGGCTCTCTCCCCAAGACCAATTCGACTTCGAATACTGGCCCTTGGAATTGTACAAACTGACATTAGCGCCTCCGGAACGGGACATGGCGCGCCGAATCGTTCTGATTACCGGAGCGGCCGGTGCGATCGGGCGAGCCGTCGCCGCCCGCCTGGTCGCCGCCGGCGCTTCGGTGATCCTCACGGACCTGGACCGCGCCCCGTTGCAACGTCTGTCCGATGAGTTGAACGAATCCTGCGGCGAAGAACAGACGATCGCCCTCCACATGAACGTGGCCGACGAGTCGGAGGTGGAGGCGGCGATGAATCGCGCCGTGCTGCGCTACGGCGGCCTGGATGTGCTGGTGTCGAATGCGGGCATTGCGCGCAGCGGCTCGATCGACGGCCTCTCACTCGCCGATTGGAACGATTCCTTCACGGTGAATGCGACCGGTCATTTCCTGGTCTGTCGCGAAGCCATGCGTCTGTTCAAACGACAGGGAATGGGAGGGAACATCGTCGTCGTGGCCACCAAGAACGTGGTGGCTCCCGGCAAACACTTTGCCGCCTATTCCGCCTCGAAAGCGGCTCAGGTCCAACTGGCCCGCGTGCTCGCGATCGAAGGGGGCGAATGCGGCATCCGCGTCAACATCGTGAATCCCGACGCGGTCTTGGAGGGGTCCGGCCTCTGGTCTCCCGAGATGAGACGGTCGCGGGCGGCGGCCTACGGAATTCCGGTCGAACAACTGGAGGCCCACTGCATCTCGCGCAACCTCCTGCAGGTCAAGATCACGAGCCACGACGTGGCGGAGTCCGTGTTGTTTTTGGCGTCCGACCGGTCGTCGAAGACGACGGGAGCGATGCTCTCGGTCGACGGCGGAGTCAAGGAAGCGTTCCCCCGATGA
- a CDS encoding Putative glycosyl transferase: MKILGHIHTFNDEDVIERSLAALAAQTRPVDHILLVDNASRDGTLNRRFPIGVTVVRHRENLGTNGAVRTGFQYAAALGYDWVWVFDADTAPRPDALQRLMEYYEGLSRADRAAVWLLSCLHVDPPGIVSCYASGFLADRAAPVAVGGRLPVEIDATIWSGSLYRMEAVRSVGLPPADYVLDWGEYEYGYRGKRRGYRALMHPLSLVDHNIGGAPALQFSTYRVGPWSVRMRELPPIRCYYLVRNLLYFWFYEYHVRTLHTVLPCVIRVAKLVLSFGLRPLSHRQELRACCRGIVDGIGRRMERRYGA; this comes from the coding sequence ATGAAAATCTTGGGACACATCCATACGTTCAACGATGAGGATGTGATCGAACGGTCGCTGGCGGCGCTCGCCGCGCAAACAAGGCCGGTCGACCATATCCTTCTGGTCGATAACGCCTCGCGGGACGGAACGCTGAACAGACGGTTCCCCATAGGGGTGACCGTCGTCCGCCATCGAGAAAACCTCGGCACCAACGGAGCCGTACGAACCGGTTTTCAATACGCCGCCGCGCTGGGTTACGACTGGGTGTGGGTATTCGATGCGGACACCGCTCCTCGCCCCGATGCGTTGCAACGGCTGATGGAATATTACGAGGGGTTGTCGCGGGCGGACCGAGCGGCGGTTTGGCTGTTATCCTGTCTGCATGTCGATCCTCCGGGGATCGTCTCCTGCTATGCGAGCGGTTTTCTCGCAGACCGTGCCGCACCGGTGGCGGTCGGAGGCAGACTGCCGGTCGAAATCGACGCGACCATCTGGTCGGGCAGCCTCTATCGAATGGAGGCGGTCCGCTCGGTGGGACTGCCTCCCGCGGACTATGTGTTGGATTGGGGTGAATACGAGTACGGGTACCGTGGAAAACGACGAGGGTATCGAGCCTTGATGCATCCGCTCAGCCTCGTCGACCATAATATCGGCGGCGCCCCGGCACTCCAATTTTCCACCTACCGGGTCGGGCCCTGGTCGGTGCGCATGCGAGAGCTCCCTCCGATCCGATGTTATTACCTGGTCCGCAATCTGTTGTACTTTTGGTTCTACGAATACCATGTCCGCACCCTTCACACGGTCCTCCCTTGCGTCATCAGGGTCGCCAAGCTGGTGCTGAGTTTCGGCCTCCGACCCCTGAGCCATCGGCAAGAGCTGAGGGCCTGTTGCCGGGGCATCGTCGACGGCATCGGACGGCGCATGGAACGGCGGTACGGAGCCTGA